In a genomic window of Polycladomyces abyssicola:
- a CDS encoding helix-turn-helix domain-containing protein: protein MKDSDLSIQEICETLQVSKATLYRYLGKRKPSK, encoded by the coding sequence ATGAAGGACTCCGATCTTTCCATCCAGGAAATTTGTGAAACGCTTCAGGTGTCCAAGGCAACACTTTATCGGTATCTAGGAAAGAGAAAGCCGTCCAAATAA